One window of Ziziphus jujuba cultivar Dongzao chromosome 5, ASM3175591v1 genomic DNA carries:
- the LOC132803882 gene encoding L10-interacting MYB domain-containing protein-like — protein sequence MSTMENDGGDDSTLWGATNEKIYIDVMVDLINKGGMKNGKFSSKEWTNILEALNNKSKRNYNVKQIKQKFNRLRSKHREFSELLQQTRFGWDAETNTVNATDEMWQNYIRVHPKATEFRKKGCDHYKLLGIIFNKSPAIGVFRHASTSDPPNTDDEMELEAESAHVNISRDDPFSTLDKLTSNLRKRTASSSSKHRSKKETRSQ from the exons ATGTCAACTATggaaaatgatggtggtgatgatTCAACTCTATGGGGTGCTACCaatgaaaaaatttatatagatgTTATGGTAGATTTAATAAACAAAGGTGGTATGAAAAATGGTAAGTTTAGTTCAAAGGAATGGACTAATATACTTGAAGCTCTGAATAATAAGTCTAAAAGAAACTACAACGTGAAGCAAATTAAGCAGAAATTCAATAGGCTTCGAAGTAAGCATCGTGAGTTTAGTGAGCTGTTGCAACAAACTAGATTTGGTTGGGATGCTGAAACTAATACTGTGAATGCTACAGATGAAATGTGGCAAAACTATATACGG gtGCATCCTAAAGCAACTGAATTTCGAAAGAAAGGATGTGACCATTACAAGCTATTAGGAATTATATTTAACAAGTCACCTGCTATTGGAGTGTTTCGTCATGCATCTACTAGTGATCCACCCAATACTGATGATGAGATGGAATTGGAGGCTGAGAGTGCACACGTTAACATTAGTCGTGATGATCCCTTTTCTACTCTCGATAAATTAACAAGCAATTTGAGGAAACGCACTGCATCATCTAGCTCAAAACATagaagtaaaaaggaaactagGTCACAATAA